A portion of the Mesobacillus sp. AQ2 genome contains these proteins:
- a CDS encoding TerC family protein, with amino-acid sequence MESIWLEYAWALLILIGLEGLLSADNALVLAIIAKHLPDDQKKKAISYGILMAFVFRFGALFAISYIANVWQVQAIGAAYLLYLGLKHVIQAKFGAKNEDIHKEDEKEARGLGFWPTVGKIGLADLAFAIDSILAAVALALGLPDSPLGNFGGMDGGKFLVVLLGGVAGLILIKYAATWFVKLLDERPALETTAYAIVAWVGVKLAVITLAHEKIGILDHDFPHSTLWTTIFYSVLVAIALIGWFAPGQKSKGEGQA; translated from the coding sequence ATGGAATCAATTTGGCTTGAATATGCCTGGGCATTATTAATTTTGATCGGTCTGGAAGGTTTGTTATCGGCTGACAATGCTCTAGTATTGGCAATCATCGCTAAACATTTACCTGATGATCAAAAGAAAAAGGCGATCAGCTATGGAATACTCATGGCGTTTGTCTTCCGCTTCGGTGCACTATTTGCGATTTCTTATATTGCAAATGTCTGGCAGGTACAGGCAATTGGAGCAGCGTATCTATTATACCTTGGATTAAAGCATGTCATCCAAGCTAAATTTGGTGCGAAAAATGAGGACATACATAAAGAGGATGAGAAAGAAGCAAGAGGATTGGGATTCTGGCCGACTGTGGGCAAAATCGGATTGGCAGACCTTGCCTTTGCAATTGACTCAATTCTTGCTGCAGTCGCGCTTGCACTAGGACTTCCGGACTCACCGCTAGGAAACTTTGGCGGTATGGATGGTGGTAAATTCCTCGTAGTACTTCTTGGGGGAGTCGCCGGCCTGATCCTGATCAAATATGCAGCAACCTGGTTTGTTAAGCTGCTGGATGAGCGCCCTGCATTGGAAACAACTGCTTATGCAATCGTTGCTTGGGTCGGTGTGAAGTTGGCCGTTATTACCCTTGCTCATGAGAAGATTGGTATTTTGGATCATGATTTCCCTCACAGTACATTATGGACAACTATCTTCTACAGTGTATTGGTAGCAATCGCCCTGATCGGCTGGTTTGCCCCAGGACAAAAATCCAAGGGTGAAGGACAAGCCTAA
- a CDS encoding acetolactate synthase large subunit encodes MKAAELLIKCLEREGVEYIFGVPGEENLDIMDALLDSSIEFIVTRHETNAAFMAGTYGRLTGKPGVCLATLGPGATNLLTGVANSNMDHSPIVAITGQAGLDRQHKISHQYYDLVSIYEPVTKWNTQVKKAEIIPEVVRKAFDVATGEKPGATHIDLPEDIAAMDVEGSPLQIMEPTIMEAGERVIKDAARLIEQAKHPLILAGMGVERGQAEDSLRRLAEKANLPVVHTFMGKGAISWKNDLSLLTAGISGKDYITCGFEQSDLIIAVGFDMAEYPPKNWNPDGESPILHIDTTEAETDANYPVKHSVIGDINENLKQLEKVTTAGDRENKWVSRVREKTLNEFQSYSDDSSFPVKPQKIISDLRSVMNEKDIVISDVGAHKMWMARMYHTFEPNTCLISNGLASMGIAVPAAISAKMVHTERNVVAVVGDGAFQMSSAELETAVRLNLPIIILLWRDGGYGLIEWKQMKEFNRSSNIKFGNPDFIQLAKSYGFEAIGIEEGGQLKDAIKKAVEMNKPVLIDCPVDYSENMKLTEKLGEILC; translated from the coding sequence ATGAAAGCCGCAGAATTACTGATCAAGTGTTTGGAACGTGAAGGTGTAGAATACATTTTCGGAGTTCCTGGAGAAGAAAATCTAGATATTATGGATGCGCTTCTTGATTCCAGTATTGAGTTCATCGTGACGAGGCATGAAACCAATGCCGCTTTCATGGCGGGGACATATGGAAGACTTACCGGTAAACCGGGAGTCTGCCTCGCGACGCTTGGACCAGGAGCAACGAACCTTTTGACAGGGGTGGCAAATTCAAATATGGACCACAGTCCGATTGTTGCCATTACTGGCCAAGCAGGTTTGGACCGACAGCACAAAATATCACATCAATATTATGATTTGGTCTCAATCTATGAACCTGTGACGAAATGGAATACACAGGTGAAAAAAGCAGAAATCATTCCAGAGGTGGTCAGAAAGGCATTTGATGTTGCTACAGGTGAAAAGCCTGGTGCCACACATATTGACCTGCCTGAGGATATTGCCGCGATGGATGTGGAGGGCAGTCCTCTTCAGATCATGGAACCGACAATAATGGAAGCGGGGGAACGGGTCATTAAGGACGCAGCACGGCTTATCGAACAGGCTAAGCACCCTTTGATCCTGGCAGGAATGGGAGTGGAAAGAGGACAGGCTGAGGATAGTCTCAGACGTCTAGCGGAAAAAGCAAATCTTCCCGTTGTTCATACGTTTATGGGTAAAGGAGCAATTTCCTGGAAAAACGACTTAAGCCTTTTGACAGCAGGTATCAGCGGCAAGGACTATATTACCTGTGGTTTTGAACAATCCGATTTAATCATTGCCGTTGGCTTTGACATGGCAGAATATCCGCCGAAAAACTGGAATCCAGATGGAGAAAGCCCTATTTTACACATCGACACAACTGAAGCTGAAACAGACGCGAATTATCCAGTGAAACACAGTGTCATAGGGGATATTAACGAAAACCTTAAACAATTGGAGAAAGTCACCACAGCCGGGGACAGAGAAAACAAATGGGTATCCCGTGTAAGGGAAAAAACATTGAATGAATTCCAATCCTACTCAGATGATTCAAGCTTCCCGGTAAAACCGCAAAAAATCATCAGTGACTTGAGATCAGTTATGAACGAAAAGGACATCGTCATCTCGGACGTTGGGGCACACAAAATGTGGATGGCGAGAATGTATCATACCTTTGAACCGAATACATGCCTGATTTCCAATGGCCTTGCTTCGATGGGAATTGCTGTTCCAGCTGCCATATCGGCCAAAATGGTGCACACAGAAAGGAATGTTGTTGCTGTGGTCGGTGACGGTGCCTTCCAAATGTCGAGTGCTGAGCTTGAAACAGCTGTCCGTCTAAATTTGCCGATCATTATTTTGTTATGGCGAGATGGCGGATACGGGCTCATTGAATGGAAACAAATGAAAGAGTTTAACAGATCCTCCAACATTAAGTTTGGTAATCCCGATTTTATTCAGCTTGCAAAATCGTATGGTTTTGAAGCGATTGGAATCGAAGAAGGCGGACAATTAAAGGATGCCATCAAGAAAGCAGTCGAAATGAATAAGCCGGTCTTGATCGATTGTCCAGTGGATTACAGTGAAAATATGAAGCTAACAGAGAAACTAGGTGAAATCTTATGCTAG
- a CDS encoding aldehyde dehydrogenase family protein, with translation MKITSIINGVEQTESNGETMAVRNPFTGELVAEMQLADEAQMEEAIENSVKAFNNTMKMMPAHERADILLRAAQLLEDKKEDFARVVAIEAGKPIKHSRAEIQRSIQVIRFSSELSKHMTGEVLPMDAALRGDQRMGMVKRVPMGVIGAITPFNFPLNLSLHKIAPAIAAGNTVIFKPAEKTPVSAYMLTKLFHEAGLPDGVLNLVLSTGKVAGSTLVPHKKVPKITFTGSLTVGKIIRDTAGFKKVTMELGSNSPNIVFEDAEIDDAVERLVNAAFGYSGQVCVSAQRIYVQEEVYDEFLMKYKEATEQLKIGDPLDEETDFGPMIDEDAAERIQEWVEEAREQGATIETGGERKGTIVYPTIITNVKKEMKVVTEEAFAPIVTVMPFRTEDEAIENTNDSIYGLQAGVFTKDISRAYRVADKLEMGGVWINEASVYRQDNYPYGGVKLSGLGREGVKYAIEEMTELKFIGVRL, from the coding sequence ATGAAAATTACTTCTATTATTAATGGAGTAGAACAGACAGAAAGCAACGGAGAGACGATGGCGGTTAGAAACCCCTTCACTGGTGAACTTGTAGCAGAAATGCAATTGGCAGATGAGGCACAAATGGAGGAAGCGATCGAAAACAGTGTCAAGGCTTTTAACAACACGATGAAAATGATGCCTGCCCATGAGAGGGCAGATATCCTGCTTAGGGCTGCACAGCTATTGGAGGATAAAAAGGAAGACTTTGCCCGGGTCGTTGCAATAGAAGCAGGAAAGCCGATAAAGCATAGCAGAGCCGAAATTCAGCGATCCATTCAGGTAATCCGGTTTTCAAGTGAACTTTCAAAGCATATGACAGGAGAAGTGCTGCCAATGGATGCTGCACTTCGCGGCGACCAGCGTATGGGAATGGTGAAGCGGGTGCCGATGGGGGTAATTGGTGCAATTACCCCTTTCAATTTCCCGTTGAATTTATCGCTGCATAAAATTGCTCCGGCAATTGCAGCCGGGAATACGGTGATTTTTAAACCGGCAGAAAAAACCCCAGTTTCAGCATATATGCTGACGAAGCTCTTCCATGAAGCGGGGTTGCCGGATGGAGTACTGAACCTGGTGCTCAGTACTGGAAAAGTGGCAGGTTCAACCCTTGTCCCTCATAAAAAGGTCCCGAAAATCACTTTTACCGGAAGTCTGACGGTCGGAAAAATTATCCGAGATACGGCTGGTTTCAAGAAGGTCACAATGGAGCTTGGTTCGAATTCGCCGAATATTGTTTTTGAGGACGCGGAAATTGATGATGCCGTTGAAAGATTGGTGAATGCTGCATTTGGCTACTCAGGGCAAGTTTGTGTTTCAGCACAGAGGATTTATGTACAGGAAGAAGTTTATGATGAGTTCCTTATGAAGTATAAAGAGGCAACGGAACAGCTGAAGATTGGTGATCCGCTGGATGAGGAAACGGACTTCGGCCCAATGATTGACGAGGATGCTGCTGAGAGAATCCAAGAATGGGTAGAAGAAGCAAGAGAACAGGGAGCAACAATTGAAACTGGAGGTGAGCGAAAAGGAACAATCGTGTACCCAACGATTATCACGAATGTCAAAAAGGAGATGAAGGTCGTAACAGAAGAAGCGTTCGCTCCGATTGTCACCGTAATGCCGTTTAGGACCGAGGATGAAGCGATTGAAAATACAAATGACTCCATTTACGGTCTGCAGGCCGGGGTTTTCACAAAGGACATAAGCCGTGCTTACCGGGTAGCTGATAAACTGGAAATGGGCGGTGTCTGGATCAATGAAGCCTCCGTCTATCGTCAGGACAATTATCCATATGGCGGTGTAAAACTCAGCGGGCTCGGCAGGGAAGGCGTAAAATATGCAATCGAGGAAATGACTGAACTGAAATTCATAGGAGTCAGGCTTTAA
- a CDS encoding nucleotidyltransferase domain-containing protein: protein MKVTEALEILTNSLVKDKRIQAIFVKGSVGRGEQDEHSDLDLYCLVDQDDLSDFLLSRIDHLETYGKLLFYDDIYIIAPQIIAVYENMLHVDLFTVTEEIFVEKDYFKVIYDPYNRLERFKASQTLRLSPEEFQVAVDDIAWFLFQYKKSSVRGNDLWSVNMLNHVMTHLAKVLLHRYRPERAQLGLKALESSLPDAIIENVRQIQENLTPQKHQIACVLLRDLLKKESDWILNEVGNPDKIYPLWKLMVVC from the coding sequence ATGAAGGTTACTGAAGCTCTGGAAATTTTGACAAACAGCCTTGTTAAGGATAAAAGAATTCAAGCCATCTTTGTGAAGGGTTCTGTAGGACGAGGAGAGCAGGATGAACATTCTGATCTTGATCTATACTGCCTTGTTGACCAAGATGACCTCTCAGATTTCCTTTTGAGCCGAATCGATCATCTAGAAACCTACGGAAAGTTGCTTTTTTATGATGATATTTATATCATCGCCCCGCAGATTATAGCAGTGTATGAAAATATGCTGCACGTTGATTTATTTACGGTTACCGAGGAGATTTTTGTTGAAAAGGACTATTTCAAAGTAATCTATGACCCGTATAATCGGCTGGAAAGATTTAAAGCTTCCCAAACTCTTCGTTTATCTCCAGAAGAATTTCAGGTCGCGGTCGATGATATAGCCTGGTTTCTATTTCAGTACAAAAAGTCATCTGTCCGCGGCAATGATTTATGGTCGGTGAATATGCTCAATCATGTGATGACTCACCTTGCGAAAGTGCTGCTTCACAGGTATCGACCGGAACGAGCACAGTTGGGTCTGAAGGCTTTAGAGTCCTCACTCCCAGATGCCATTATTGAGAACGTCCGTCAAATACAGGAAAACCTCACTCCGCAAAAACATCAGATTGCATGTGTACTTCTCCGTGACCTATTGAAAAAAGAATCTGACTGGATTCTTAATGAAGTCGGCAATCCTGATAAAATCTACCCGCTGTGGAAGCTAATGGTGGTGTGTTGA
- a CDS encoding patatin family protein, which translates to MYSSGLILEGGGMRGVYTAGVLEYFLENDLFFPYIIGVSAGACQGSSYIARQPGRNKQVTIDYVTHQDYISYRNLLLKKELFGMDFIFDKLPNELVPFDFETFNTAAETFLIGTTDCFTGEPVYFNKNDVPEDILKIIRASSTLPFMAPAIEFRGKTLMDGGISDPIPIRKAMTDGVQKSVIVLTKPKGYRKKKSSFSWLPRYVYKDFKGLHQALETRYKMYNETLDYIEALEAKNEVIVIRPSMNLKVGRVERNPDKLTQLYEVGYEDAKEKFAQVNDWLGA; encoded by the coding sequence GTGTATAGCAGTGGTTTGATCCTTGAAGGTGGAGGCATGAGAGGTGTCTACACGGCTGGGGTACTTGAATATTTTTTAGAAAATGATTTATTTTTCCCATATATCATCGGCGTTTCTGCCGGTGCGTGCCAGGGCTCTTCATATATTGCCAGACAGCCAGGGAGAAATAAGCAAGTGACGATTGATTATGTGACACATCAAGATTATATTTCTTATAGAAATTTGTTGTTAAAAAAAGAACTGTTTGGGATGGATTTTATATTTGATAAGCTTCCAAACGAGCTGGTACCCTTTGATTTCGAGACATTCAACACTGCCGCGGAAACCTTTCTGATTGGTACGACAGATTGCTTCACTGGCGAACCTGTTTATTTTAATAAAAATGATGTGCCAGAGGATATTCTTAAAATCATCAGAGCTTCCAGCACGCTTCCATTCATGGCACCTGCGATTGAGTTTAGGGGAAAAACCCTTATGGATGGCGGAATATCCGATCCGATTCCTATCAGGAAAGCAATGACAGATGGAGTCCAAAAAAGCGTGATCGTACTGACGAAGCCAAAAGGATACCGGAAGAAAAAGTCCTCCTTTTCTTGGCTGCCGCGTTATGTGTATAAAGACTTCAAAGGCCTGCACCAAGCGCTTGAAACACGCTATAAAATGTACAATGAAACGCTCGATTACATCGAAGCTCTTGAAGCGAAAAATGAAGTGATCGTCATCAGGCCATCAATGAATCTCAAGGTTGGCCGTGTAGAACGAAATCCAGATAAACTGACACAGTTGTATGAAGTGGGCTATGAAGACGCGAAGGAAAAATTCGCCCAGGTAAATGACTGGTTAGGTGCGTGA
- a CDS encoding AAA family ATPase, which produces MLNWQYVRSVSLKVDEVPSFHSYPFNLPSFKNLDEIDLHPKVTFLIGENGMGKSTLLEAIAVGLGFNAEGGSYNFNFSTYDSHSELGNYLRIVKGVERPQDGFFLRAESFYNVASNIEEMDREVMGGPKVIHSFGGQSLHEQSHGEAFFSTFLHRFRGNGLYILDEPEAALSPLRQMSMLTRIHDLVKENSQLIIATHSPIIMAYPDATIYEFSDEGIFKRDLEETNHYRIMKQFFEDKSRMIHHLLSE; this is translated from the coding sequence ATGCTGAATTGGCAGTATGTTCGAAGTGTCAGTTTGAAAGTGGATGAAGTACCTTCATTTCATTCATACCCATTTAATCTCCCCAGCTTTAAAAATTTGGATGAGATAGATTTACATCCAAAGGTGACATTTTTGATTGGTGAAAATGGGATGGGTAAATCGACTTTGCTTGAAGCGATTGCAGTGGGTCTTGGCTTTAATGCTGAGGGTGGTTCGTATAATTTCAATTTTTCCACCTATGACTCCCACTCAGAGCTGGGGAATTACCTGCGGATCGTAAAAGGAGTGGAACGGCCACAGGATGGATTTTTCCTCCGTGCGGAGAGTTTTTATAATGTTGCTTCTAATATTGAAGAAATGGATCGTGAAGTTATGGGAGGTCCAAAGGTCATTCATTCGTTTGGCGGGCAGTCTCTCCACGAGCAGTCACATGGTGAGGCTTTTTTCTCAACCTTCCTTCACCGCTTTCGCGGAAATGGTCTATACATATTGGACGAGCCAGAAGCGGCTCTTTCCCCGTTAAGGCAAATGTCGATGCTGACCCGAATACATGATCTTGTTAAGGAAAACTCCCAGTTGATTATTGCTACTCACTCCCCGATAATCATGGCTTATCCTGATGCCACGATATATGAATTCAGTGATGAAGGTATTTTTAAAAGAGATTTGGAAGAGACGAATCATTACCGGATCATGAAGCAATTTTTCGAAGACAAATCAAGGATGATCCATCACCTTCTGAGTGAGTAA
- a CDS encoding YnfA family protein encodes MFSAIILFILAGIAEIGGGYLIWLWLREGKPLYWGIGGGFALAIYGVIATFQAFPSFGRVYAAYGGVFIILSVLWGWGIDKKTPDLYDWIGAAICLVGVSVMLMAPRQ; translated from the coding sequence ATCTTTAGTGCCATTATATTGTTCATTTTAGCGGGAATTGCTGAGATTGGCGGCGGATATTTGATCTGGCTGTGGCTGAGGGAAGGAAAACCACTTTATTGGGGAATCGGTGGCGGATTCGCGCTCGCTATATATGGAGTCATCGCCACATTCCAGGCCTTCCCGTCGTTCGGAAGAGTATACGCTGCATACGGAGGGGTATTCATTATTCTGTCCGTATTATGGGGATGGGGAATCGATAAGAAAACTCCAGATTTATACGATTGGATTGGCGCGGCAATTTGCCTGGTAGGAGTATCTGTGATGCTGATGGCACCAAGACAATAA